A stretch of DNA from Ochotona princeps isolate mOchPri1 chromosome 13, mOchPri1.hap1, whole genome shotgun sequence:
GATCTTCTGCTATCTTTTTTTCCAGTCACTCTTTCAAACAGGCTaactttctccctcttctctctcttattttcCTTCCTCACTTcaattgattttgaaaataaattcatgctgctgtcccatgattcactgcTTTCTTCAAATGGATTTTTCTTCCTTGGCAGTGTTGCAAATTTTTGGGGTAATGAGGCAGTCACATTTGTAAATGGGTCATTCTGTCTTTCGAAAGCCGCGTCACCTTCATCCACAACACTGTCAGGCTGGTTCATTTTAGAAGTATCAAAGCTTAACGTTCTTCTGTGCGGAGATTTGAGACTTCCTACAAACGATTTCATGGTTATTACATAGCAACACAGTACATCACGTTTTTTGACACATTCTGTGTGTATTCTGCTGGTATTAGTAAAAGAGTAATTAGCTATTTAAAGGTATTAACCTTTAAAACAATCAAGGGAAACACCTTAAAATGCTAAGACACAGTGGCATGAAGTATCCGGGCCAATAACAATTAGTGTCCTGCAATACAACTGTCAACGCACTGGGCTCACACAATTGAACCAAGTCAGAACTAGAGGTTCTGGTGGCATGACAATACCAGTATTCCTCAGACTTTCTTTCGTCATTAGCATTAAATTTACTTCCTTGCTTCTGAACATGAAAGCTTTCTGCCCAAGATATCAGACTAAAATGCAAAAGTTACCTACTGCACCAGGTTGGTGATTTTGCACTAAAATGCAACAGTTACTGCACTAGGCTTTCAAGACAGGAGAAATAGCagtaaaaatatctaaaaatccAGGCCATGAAGAGATGGGACTCATTATCAAATAATCAtaaatacatgtgcacacacaatcTGACTACAATGAACCTGATCAATTTGGGGTAGAGCAGATATTCAATGTTTGATGTATGGCTACACTTAGCAGATACTGCCAGGAAACTGCAACTTTGATTTTCCAACTCCAGAAGTTAACCTTACATTGAGGATACAATGAGAAAGAGTGTGCACTCACCACTTTCCGGAACCACGCCAAAGGCCTCCATGCGGCGTCCCAGGAGATGCGTGGGGCCCACCACACCCGCCTTCAGCTTCTCAGAGGACATGTGGGACCCGGTTAAGTCGGACATCGAGTGTGCTGAAGAGAGACGCTGAGGCCCCAAAAGGAAAGGCTTCTTGGGTTTGGATTTCATATGGATTTCACCACTTGAAAATTCAGTACTGGCATCAGGCAGGTGAGTACTTGGAATGATTGCAGAAGATGTATCAGAAAATGTGCCGTCGTTTTTTCTACCTTTcatcttatcttttaattttgcaaAAGGAGATCTTGTTTTGTCCTTCATTGACAAGTCAAACATACTTGCCGTCATGTTGTTCCTCATGAATTGAATATTAACCTTTATCTCACCCCTGTTTTTGGCTCTTTTTCCTTGTTTGGATTCCAACCTAAACCACCTTAaagacataaataaacaaataaataggtaggtagatagattgCTGTAACACTGAACAACACCGATGCCAGAGAACTTGGCCAAACACAAACTGCTTTCTGTAGGCAAAGTAACTACATGTCAAGCCAACCGGAGCAGTGAAGGGTACTCCAAGTATCCATAGAATATTACTGCTTTTattcattaacttttaaaaacacatcatACATCATACTGTCTATGATGGGACACAAAAAGGTACCTTTAAACTTTGTGGAAAACTGATAAACGATGAATTTGTTCTAGCGCaaaacagaactgaaattcaCAGTTTTTATAGTATGTGTTTCCATACTTTTCAAAGATTCTTCTAATGCACAGACTCCAAAATTCTTCTCACCAAAATAAACCAATCTCTTTACTTCATCCTGATCAGACAGCACTGGTGTTTGGTGCATCTGGAAAGGTTTTTTGGTAACCTTTTCCATCATGCTCTGAACAGAAATTCTTATCAAAACTATCTAAGGCTTCCAGGTGAGTAGCACTACGGGCCTAGAGATATTTCTGAACACGAAAAGTCCcggaaaaagagacacagaaggaaTGCACCAATACAAGGGATTTCTGAGCACCACAAAACACAGGATAACGTAATACATGGCCTCATCAAAAGTACCAGTTACGTCACAGGATCTAAAGAGGTCTGTGAACCTTGGAGATGACTAGATGTAGTTTGGTCATTATTAAAACTCGATATGGTCAAATACAGACTCCAATGAAATGGATCACATCCTCTTCCTGAACAAACAAAATCAGTCAAATGTCAAGAGATGACAGTAAGTCTTACGAAGTTTTTGAAGAACCAAAAGCTAAACTACCTCCTAACAGAATCTATTTGCATCATTTATTACTACTACTGTGACTATATcaaataagaattattttataaatggaaccaaatatttgtcttttggtcATTTGTATTGCCCATTTTAAAATCAAGTATGAGAAGTTTTGCTTGcgtttatttctgttatttttatccAAAATTAAAGTCTCCAGGTGCTGGTGTCACAAATGGCCAGTCCAGAAACTGCAAAAACAAGTCTGGAAGAgagtttcttccacatttccttaTTACTTAGCAATGCAGCATAGCATCTATTTCTGCAGGAAGGTTATGGTTTAAATATGGCTCTGAGTGCAACAAATTTTCTTAGCTACAAAGAAACTCTGATCCCATTCTACATCAATTCTTTCTCATTGTTACTAACTGGACACACCAGGGATAGGTTATGCTCACTGTACATTccaaggtagactatgtcagccaatggacgcTGGAAGCACTT
This window harbors:
- the RAB11FIP2 gene encoding rab11 family-interacting protein 2 isoform X2 yields the protein MLSEQAQKWFPTHVQVTVLQAKDLKPKGKSGTNDTYTIIQLGKEKYSTSVAEKTLEPVWREEASFELPGLLMQGSPEKYILFLIVMHRSLVGLDRFLGQVAINLNDIFEDKQRRKTEWFRLESKQGKRAKNRGEIKVNIQFMRNNMTASMFDLSMKDKTRSPFAKLKDKMKGRKNDGTFSDTSSAIIPSTHLPDASTEFSSGEIHMKSKPKKPFLLGPQRLSSAHSMSDLTGSHMSSEKLKAGVVGPTHLLGRRMEAFGVVPESGSLKSPHRRTLSFDTSKMNQPDSVVDEGDAAFERQNDPFTNVTASLPQKFATLPRKKNPFEESSESWDSSMNLFSKSIEVRKENKREKREKVSLFERVTGKKDSRRSDKLNNGGSDSPVDLKSPGVFSESRQDYFDYESTNPFTTKFRASNIMPSSRTATLLTPPQAIAV